Below is a genomic region from Parageobacillus toebii NBRC 107807.
CTGAATGGAAATCGTGATGGTCACGAAGAAAACGAAGACATGTAGCCGGATGCTCGTTAGACCCACACTAAGAAGCAACTGACAAACGTTCCAAAAAACGTTTGAACCGCCGCTACGTATGTTTTCTCGTCGCTTCCTTCGCTGAAAACGAAGGGATGCCGGGGCGGAATGGTCTTTACTCTCTTAGAGCGAAAGGAGTGGTACCTATGTCAAAAATCGGTATTGCTGCGGAAACTCGTCGGATCGACGCGCTTCTGCTTCGTGCACTCTACTTCGGTCCCAAATCCTACTGGGAGCTGATGCGGGCAGGGAAAGCCCAGACCCACCAGGTGCTGAAGGCACTGCAGTCGCTCCTGGAGGGAGAGATGGTGGTCTACGACGGTGATCACTTCGTGATTACCGAGGCGGGGCGTCGAAAGGCGGAAACTCTGAGCCTGGAACGGGTGGCCGAACAACGCTGTGAGGCTTGCGCGGGGCGCGGTATCGTTCTGCGACCGCCTTTCGATCGCGTCCTTGCGGATTTCCAGGATATCGTGGCCATGCGGCCCAAGGCGACGCCCGACTTTGACCAGGGGTACGTGACGCCTGAGACCACCATGCGACGACTGGCCCTGATGGCCCAGCAAGGCGATTTGGTGGGCCGCGATATTCTGCTACTGGGCGACGACGACCTCACGGGCATTGCGGCCGCGCTCTCAGGGTTGCCGCGGCGCATCTACGTCCTGGATGTGGACGAACGCATAATCAGCTTCATCCGTGACGTGGCCCGGGACCGTGGTTGGGACCACGTCCACGCCGAGGTCTACGACGCACAGGATGGGCTGCCGTCTCACCTCCGTGGCCAGTTTGATGTGTTCTTCACGGACCCGGTCGACACCGTCAAGGGCCTCCTGCTCTTCCTGAGCCGCTGCACAGAGGGGCTGCGTGGGCCCGGTGCCGCGGGCTACTTTGGTCTCTCTTACCTGGAGGCCTCTTGGCGGAAGTGGCGGCAGATCCAGCAGGGCATTCTCGACATGGGCTTTGCCATCACTGACATGCTGGGTGCCTTCCAGGACTACCTGTTGGAGGACATTGTAGCCCTAGACTGGGCGCGCATGGCACCGGTGCCGGTTAAGGAACCCGATATCCCCTTCTACGTCAGCACCGTCTACCGCCTGGAGCTGGTCGAGGAGCCTCAGCCCCTCTTTTTCGGCCGGGTGGAGCTTGGGCAGGACCTCTACTACGACGAAGAGTTCTGCGACCCCCTGCAAGAATAGTCCCCAAAGGCTACGCGCCCCCGGTAGCGGGTGTTCCCGCCGCCGGGGGCGCTTGCGTTCGGGCGCTGTTTCTCGACACCCACAACGAGGAACTGCGTTCTTCAAGGTTAATGAATGAACCTTATCACAGGCTTTTACTGGTGTATTATAGCAGGCAACAGACTTTTTAAAGTACTTGGATGAAAGGTTAATCTCCGCTGACTAATTGGGAGAGAGATCCTAGAAGTTATTCCCAGGACGAGCTCCTTCTTTTTACAGGTGAGTTCGTACTTGATGTTGTACAATGTCCCTTAGTTTCTGCGTATACGTTGTAGGTTATTGTTAACAACATAATATGTTTTACTATCCTTATTCCCAAAAGTATTACTTCAAGGATAAGATGTTTATGGATACAACTTTACACATGAAGATATGATCATCTCCATTCTAAACCTTTCTCGTTGTGTTATTCCATAGCTACTTAAAGGAGTGATCATCGATTTTGAAAAAGTTCTGACAAAAGATCACTCCAACTATAACCGATTTTATTACCTCCTTTAGGAATGCGGTGATAATCGAGGTACCGCTGATGGAGGGAGAGCGATCTCATGTATACGCAGAGAATGTAATGGTCAAACTGTTGGAGATGGTTGATACTATATGATCACACCGATTGGCATCAGCATGAATCCAATCTTCCGATCAAAAATTGGTTCATAAAAAAGACCGCAAAGCGTTTCTTAAGGAAAGCTCTGCGGTCTTTTTACCTTTCCCCCGTGTTTTTAAGTTGAAAATTCAGTTTGAATAGTTTAAGATTTTGAGTGGTTTAAGATTCTCTGAGCAAAAGTCCCTTATACTCTATTCAAGATTGGCATGTCTTTTAAACATGGTATTGGAGTCAAGTCCTTTTTTCTCCATGCATCTTAATATGATAGCATCATAGAATAGTAATAGGGTTTGCTCAAATAGTGATCCCATTGGCTGTATGGTTTTGTATCCATTGTCTGATTGGTCTTTAGGTGAGCCAGGTAATTTGACAATGATATCAGCTAATTGTCCAATGGTCGATTCAGGGAAAATGGTCACTAAGGCTATTGTTGCACCTAAGTTTTTTGCTTTTTCAGCCATGGAAACTAAACTTCTCGTTTCCCCTGAACCCGATCCGATGATCAAAATGTCATCTTGTTCTAGGTTAGGGGTTATGGTTTCGCCTACTACATAGGCGTCTAACCCCATATGCATCATTCGCATCGCAAAAGATTTGGACATAAATCCAGATCTGCCTGCGCCAGCTACAAAAATTTTCTTTGATTCGAGAATCCCATTTACCAATTTTTCAGCTTCTTCATCAGCAATGAAATCGGCTGTCCGATTTAACTCTTTTATGATTTCACCCAAATATTGCGTAGTCTGCATAATTTCATTCACCTTGTTGGATCATTTTTTTCATTTCAGCGGCTACAGCTCGTTTATCTTCTTGACCAGTAATGCCGCCACCTACAATGATAAGATCAGGTTTTGCTTTAATGACTTCAGGCAATGTGTTTAATTTGATGCCGCCTGCGATCGCAGTTTTTGCGTTTTTCACGACACGTTTGATTGTTGCAAGGTCTTCAAGAGAGTTTTTTCCGACTGCCTGAAGATCATAACCTGTGTGTACACAAATATAGTCGACTCCAAACTCATCTACTTCTTTCGCTCGTTCTTCCAAATTCTTCACTCCGATCATGTCCACCAAGATTTTTTTGCCTTGTTTTTTAGCTTCTTCCACGGCACCTTTGATGGACAAATCTTCTGCAACTCCAAGTATAGTGATAATGTCAGCACCAGCTTCGGATGCTTTCATGACTTCATATGCGGCTGCATCCATGATTTTTAAGTCTGCCAATACTTTTAAGTGAGGGAATTCTTGTTTGATTTCCTTTACGGCTCTAAGACCTTCATTAATAATAACTGGAGTGCCGATTTCTACAATATCAACATACTCCTCGACTTCTTTTACCAGCTTTTTCGCTTCTGGAATGTTTACGAGATCCAATGCTAATT
It encodes:
- the hxlA gene encoding 3-hexulose-6-phosphate synthase: MELQLALDLVNIPEAKKLVKEVEEYVDIVEIGTPVIINEGLRAVKEIKQEFPHLKVLADLKIMDAAAYEVMKASEAGADIITILGVAEDLSIKGAVEEAKKQGKKILVDMIGVKNLEERAKEVDEFGVDYICVHTGYDLQAVGKNSLEDLATIKRVVKNAKTAIAGGIKLNTLPEVIKAKPDLIIVGGGITGQEDKRAVAAEMKKMIQQGE
- a CDS encoding bis-aminopropyl spermidine synthase family protein, which encodes MSKIGIAAETRRIDALLLRALYFGPKSYWELMRAGKAQTHQVLKALQSLLEGEMVVYDGDHFVITEAGRRKAETLSLERVAEQRCEACAGRGIVLRPPFDRVLADFQDIVAMRPKATPDFDQGYVTPETTMRRLALMAQQGDLVGRDILLLGDDDLTGIAAALSGLPRRIYVLDVDERIISFIRDVARDRGWDHVHAEVYDAQDGLPSHLRGQFDVFFTDPVDTVKGLLLFLSRCTEGLRGPGAAGYFGLSYLEASWRKWRQIQQGILDMGFAITDMLGAFQDYLLEDIVALDWARMAPVPVKEPDIPFYVSTVYRLELVEEPQPLFFGRVELGQDLYYDEEFCDPLQE
- the hxlB gene encoding 6-phospho-3-hexuloisomerase; translated protein: MQTTQYLGEIIKELNRTADFIADEEAEKLVNGILESKKIFVAGAGRSGFMSKSFAMRMMHMGLDAYVVGETITPNLEQDDILIIGSGSGETRSLVSMAEKAKNLGATIALVTIFPESTIGQLADIIVKLPGSPKDQSDNGYKTIQPMGSLFEQTLLLFYDAIILRCMEKKGLDSNTMFKRHANLE